The following are encoded together in the Methanobrevibacter arboriphilus JCM 13429 = DSM 1125 genome:
- a CDS encoding 50S ribosomal protein L37e encodes MMKGTPSMGKKNKKTHIRCRRCGRNAYHVRKKVCASCGFGKSKRIRSYSWQNKKSITGQRLR; translated from the coding sequence ATAATGAAAGGAACACCTTCAATGGGTAAAAAGAATAAAAAGACCCATATACGTTGTAGAAGATGTGGAAGAAATGCTTACCATGTCCGTAAAAAAGTTTGCGCTTCTTGTGGATTCGGAAAATCTAAAAGAATCAGAAGTTACAGCTGGCAAAATAAAAAATCAATAACTGGTCAAAGATTAAGATAA
- a CDS encoding LSm family protein: protein MSGQQGYVQRPLDALGKATNSPVLIKLKGDREFRGILKSFDLHMNLVLNDAEELEKGEVTRRLGTVLIRGDNIVYISP from the coding sequence GTGAGCGGACAACAAGGTTATGTTCAAAGACCACTTGATGCATTAGGAAAAGCAACCAACTCTCCAGTTTTAATAAAACTAAAAGGAGATAGAGAATTCAGAGGAATACTAAAAAGTTTCGACTTACATATGAACTTAGTTCTTAATGATGCTGAAGAGCTAGAAAAAGGAGAAGTTACAAGAAGACTTGGAACTGTTCTTATTAGAGGAGATAATATAGTTTATATTTCACCTTAG
- a CDS encoding TMEM175 family protein, giving the protein MKTIFEKTDEGDFVSTASAEAITDGIFAVAMTILVLAIHVPLKNELISMLQLNSYLQGFTIDLFLFILCFLILGSIWIEIRFLLHNLEKMDKIFMWLTLLILMFVVLVPVTYPLISDFGAEFAIFRYLFHINLLSIGILLLSQYIYADKKGFFSDFEDYNYKKRTALFFPLIAFIALILSYFFPSGSSIIYFLLFIDNFIVKIPDYIKSDK; this is encoded by the coding sequence ATGAAAACTATTTTTGAGAAAACCGATGAAGGAGATTTTGTATCTACAGCTAGTGCTGAAGCTATTACAGATGGAATTTTTGCTGTTGCTATGACAATTTTAGTTTTAGCTATTCATGTTCCACTTAAAAATGAATTGATTTCAATGCTCCAATTGAATTCATACTTACAGGGTTTCACGATTGATTTATTTTTATTTATTCTTTGTTTTTTAATTTTAGGATCTATTTGGATTGAGATAAGATTTTTACTTCATAATTTAGAGAAGATGGATAAAATATTCATGTGGTTGACATTATTAATTTTAATGTTTGTTGTTTTAGTTCCTGTTACATATCCATTGATCAGTGATTTTGGAGCAGAATTTGCAATTTTTAGATATTTATTTCATATAAATTTATTATCGATTGGTATCTTATTGTTGTCTCAATATATTTATGCAGATAAAAAAGGATTTTTCAGTGATTTTGAAGATTATAATTATAAAAAGAGGACTGCACTTTTTTTCCCATTAATCGCATTCATAGCTTTGATTTTATCCTATTTTTTCCCATCTGGTAGTAGTATTATTTATTTTTTACTATTTATCGATAATTTTATAGTTAAAATTCCAGATTATATTAAATCTGATAAATAA
- a CDS encoding cation diffusion facilitator family transporter, protein MKINGKTLVGFDKFILMALYVEGPLSLTQVDDKTIIFISSIWYQQWNEKDKSFLNSIIDSVERTRYFFKRDSVDSKTIIEVEAGEMGSLNNLNRLINFGLVEKINDETYKLTEFGQKKGKYLVNAMKKRSKEIDKYLLNTNAVARNNIFIDFFLAILKLSTGFISGSVGLISDGLDATTDTISAFFVWLGIKFHHEFLSTILVIFMLFIAGFSAVYESITRIIEILNNTVDPINQVPLVVIVEGIAILSAIGLFVYQRHVGRSFNNLTIISQSVDSKNHIFIGSAVILGAVLSLFNIFWVDAIVGIFIGFGILRDAFGLLKDAKSSYDGEETDFSKYKTVFGDYVNINHLETFRLWILFSVHNKDANTQEELVKSFNDTFKNNYIPVISELGLLPNKDLDFNSNFDEIIIHLIDNNWLEKDGGIYKITESGLNHLDVILNDFNNFDVKFSDSLLLKLSNEN, encoded by the coding sequence ATGAAAATTAATGGCAAAACTTTAGTAGGTTTTGATAAATTCATTTTAATGGCTTTATATGTTGAAGGTCCATTAAGTTTAACTCAAGTTGATGATAAAACAATTATTTTTATTTCATCGATATGGTATCAACAATGGAATGAAAAAGATAAATCTTTTTTAAATTCGATAATTGATAGTGTAGAAAGAACAAGATATTTTTTTAAAAGAGATTCTGTAGATAGTAAAACTATAATAGAGGTTGAAGCTGGAGAAATGGGTTCTCTTAACAACCTTAATCGTTTGATTAATTTTGGTTTAGTTGAGAAGATAAATGATGAAACTTATAAATTAACTGAATTTGGTCAAAAAAAGGGTAAATATCTTGTTAATGCAATGAAAAAAAGAAGTAAAGAGATTGATAAATATTTACTTAATACTAATGCTGTTGCTCGAAATAATATTTTCATAGATTTCTTTTTAGCTATTTTAAAATTATCTACAGGTTTTATTAGTGGAAGTGTTGGTCTAATATCGGATGGTCTTGATGCAACAACTGATACTATTTCTGCATTTTTTGTTTGGCTTGGGATTAAGTTTCATCATGAGTTTCTAAGTACAATACTTGTTATATTTATGTTATTTATAGCTGGATTTAGTGCTGTTTATGAATCTATAACTCGGATAATTGAAATTTTAAATAATACTGTCGACCCAATTAATCAGGTACCTTTGGTTGTTATAGTTGAAGGTATTGCTATATTATCTGCTATTGGCTTATTTGTGTACCAACGTCATGTAGGAAGATCTTTTAATAATTTAACTATTATTTCTCAATCTGTTGATTCTAAAAATCATATTTTTATAGGTTCTGCTGTTATACTTGGAGCTGTTTTATCTTTATTTAATATCTTTTGGGTTGATGCAATTGTAGGTATTTTTATTGGATTTGGAATTTTAAGAGATGCTTTTGGTCTTTTAAAAGATGCTAAATCTTCTTATGATGGTGAAGAAACTGATTTTTCTAAATATAAAACTGTATTTGGTGATTATGTTAATATTAATCATTTAGAAACATTTAGGTTGTGGATTTTATTTTCAGTTCATAATAAGGATGCTAATACTCAAGAAGAATTAGTTAAATCTTTTAATGATACATTTAAAAATAATTATATTCCTGTTATATCAGAACTTGGTTTATTACCAAACAAAGATTTAGATTTTAATAGTAATTTTGATGAGATTATTATTCATTTGATAGATAATAATTGGTTAGAAAAAGATGGAGGTATTTATAAAATAACTGAATCTGGATTAAATCATTTGGATGTTATTTTAAATGATTTTAATAATTTTGATGTTAAATTTTCAGATTCTTTACTTCTTAAATTATCTAATGAAAACTAA
- a CDS encoding DUF1947 domain-containing protein, with product MKVKQRHHLKKKKLKELKRDLGEYSTIIPNKSSVEYLEVDPNPFILIDGQPYIIIIDEKPFPTLKAALENEIGGKKVVVDMGAIKFVTNGADIMSPGIVETDENIKQNDVVIIVEETHKKPLAIGIAEITGEEMVNNDSGKAIQNIHYIGDDIWNLEI from the coding sequence TTGAAAGTAAAACAAAGACATCATCTGAAAAAAAAGAAATTGAAAGAATTGAAAAGAGATTTAGGAGAATACTCTACAATAATTCCAAATAAATCTAGTGTAGAGTATTTAGAAGTAGATCCAAATCCTTTTATTCTTATTGATGGACAGCCATACATAATAATTATTGATGAAAAACCATTTCCAACATTGAAAGCTGCTTTAGAAAATGAAATTGGAGGAAAAAAAGTCGTTGTTGATATGGGAGCTATTAAATTTGTGACAAATGGTGCTGATATAATGAGTCCAGGAATAGTAGAAACAGATGAAAATATCAAACAAAATGATGTTGTTATAATTGTTGAAGAAACACATAAAAAACCATTAGCCATAGGTATTGCAGAAATTACTGGTGAAGAAATGGTTAATAATGATTCTGGAAAAGCTATTCAAAATATTCATTATATTGGTGATGATATTTGGAATCTTGAGATATAA
- the arfB gene encoding 2-amino-5-formylamino-6-ribosylaminopyrimidin-4(3H)-one 5'-monophosphate deformylase — MVELRYGAGNIFNKDVHKIGIIALGSHLENHGPALPIDTDAKIAAYIAFQASLESGAKFLGIIYPAHEIEEINHGIHYTLNELAENIIKTLKSAKKYLNIEKVIIVNAHGGNIPLFQCLDKIEAEIPLDIVIINNTVIENEGPHGGSGEISMGKVLGILNEDELHNQSNIKVFGEVGLSEFKEARKKDPGIEEGAREIEDNGVYLDVSYGKQILNLAVNSVLLDVEKLLDY; from the coding sequence ATGGTAGAATTAAGATATGGTGCTGGAAATATTTTTAATAAAGATGTTCATAAAATTGGAATAATAGCACTAGGCTCACATTTAGAAAATCACGGACCTGCATTACCTATTGACACTGATGCTAAAATAGCTGCATATATAGCTTTTCAAGCTTCTTTAGAAAGCGGAGCTAAATTTTTAGGAATAATTTATCCTGCACATGAAATCGAAGAAATAAATCATGGAATACATTATACTCTTAATGAGTTAGCTGAAAATATAATAAAAACCTTAAAATCGGCTAAAAAATACTTAAATATTGAAAAAGTAATTATTGTTAATGCCCATGGTGGAAATATCCCATTATTCCAATGTTTAGATAAAATTGAAGCAGAAATTCCATTAGATATTGTAATTATTAACAATACTGTAATTGAAAATGAAGGTCCTCATGGAGGTTCTGGAGAAATATCCATGGGGAAAGTTCTTGGAATTCTTAATGAAGATGAATTACATAATCAATCCAATATTAAAGTATTTGGTGAAGTTGGATTAAGCGAATTTAAAGAGGCTAGAAAAAAAGATCCTGGAATTGAAGAAGGTGCCAGAGAAATAGAAGATAATGGAGTTTATCTTGATGTATCTTATGGAAAACAGATACTAAACTTAGCAGTGAACTCAGTTTTACTTGATGTAGAAAAATTATTAGACTACTAA
- a CDS encoding YigZ family protein: MRTIDKNYKITLEIKRSQFICRIFPAKDSKEAKEIINCISEKYKDATHNCSAYIVTDDEGYDDDGEPGGTAGKPMLNILKKNELTNIVAIVTRYFGGVKLGAGGLVRAYGKSVLEAIKSSKIIEMEKYNIYEILFEYSNIKSIENEIRSSNINILNKEFKEKVNFKIALKTNDNIKYFQEKIKQKGKINYLKTEYLNKLN; encoded by the coding sequence ATGAGAACAATTGATAAAAATTACAAAATAACATTAGAAATAAAAAGATCACAATTTATATGTAGAATTTTTCCTGCAAAAGATTCAAAAGAAGCAAAAGAAATTATAAACTGTATATCTGAAAAATATAAAGATGCAACACACAATTGTTCTGCATATATAGTTACTGATGATGAGGGGTATGATGATGATGGAGAACCAGGAGGAACAGCTGGAAAACCCATGCTAAACATATTAAAAAAAAACGAATTAACCAATATTGTAGCTATTGTAACAAGATATTTTGGAGGTGTGAAGCTTGGAGCAGGAGGATTAGTTAGAGCTTATGGAAAATCTGTTTTAGAAGCTATAAAAAGTTCAAAAATCATTGAAATGGAAAAATATAATATATACGAAATATTATTTGAATATTCTAATATAAAATCTATTGAAAATGAAATTAGATCTAGTAATATAAATATATTAAATAAAGAGTTTAAAGAAAAAGTAAATTTTAAAATAGCTCTTAAAACGAATGATAATATTAAATATTTTCAAGAAAAAATTAAACAAAAGGGAAAAATAAATTATCTAAAAACTGAATATCTTAATAAATTAAATTAA
- a CDS encoding AMP-binding protein, which produces MVFSEETIGGFFEKQVEAQGDREFLVYPDRDLKFTYKEFNERVDMLAKGLLSIGIEKGDHVGIWAKNVPDWLTFLFATAKIGAVLVTVNTAYKSHELDYILKQSDMKALAIIDGFRDINYIKTVYDLVPELKKHPRGRLNSSEYPHLKSVIYVGQEKHRGMYNTNELMLLGKHQSDDELNKVKATLDNNEVINMQYTSGTTGFPKGVMLTHRNILNNGHGIGHRMKFTEEDRLCIPVPLFHCFGIVLGVLAILTHGGTMVMVELFDPLLVLSAIQKEKCTAVHGVPTMFIAELTHPMFDMFDMSSLRTGIMAGSTCPIETMKEVMDKMNMTEITSVYGLTESSPGMTQSSADDSIERKANTVGVAFDDVEVRIIDPDTNIELKPGETGEICCRGYNVMKGYYKMPDKTKEVIDDDGWLHSGDLATVDEEGYYSIVGRKKDMIIRGGENIYPREVEEFLYTIDGVQDAQVAGIADEKYGEIVGAFVIKEEGSCLEEEDIRDYALDNIARYKVPKHVFFVNEFPLTASGKVQKFKLSELGLKLVKEKEKEMSL; this is translated from the coding sequence ATGGTATTTTCTGAAGAAACTATAGGGGGATTCTTTGAGAAACAGGTTGAAGCTCAAGGAGATCGTGAATTTTTAGTTTATCCTGATAGGGATTTAAAATTCACATACAAAGAATTTAATGAAAGAGTTGATATGTTAGCTAAAGGCCTACTTTCAATTGGTATTGAAAAAGGTGATCATGTTGGTATTTGGGCTAAAAATGTCCCTGATTGGCTAACTTTTCTCTTTGCAACAGCTAAAATTGGAGCAGTTCTTGTAACTGTTAATACTGCTTATAAAAGCCATGAATTGGATTATATATTGAAACAATCTGATATGAAAGCTTTAGCTATAATCGATGGTTTTCGTGATATTAATTACATTAAAACTGTATATGATCTAGTTCCTGAACTAAAAAAACACCCTAGAGGTAGATTAAATTCTTCTGAATACCCTCATTTGAAGTCTGTTATATATGTTGGTCAAGAAAAGCATAGGGGAATGTATAACACTAATGAGTTAATGCTTCTTGGTAAACATCAAAGTGATGATGAGTTAAATAAAGTTAAAGCTACTCTTGACAATAATGAGGTTATTAATATGCAATATACCTCTGGAACAACTGGCTTTCCTAAAGGTGTAATGTTAACTCATAGGAATATTTTAAATAATGGTCATGGTATTGGACATAGAATGAAATTCACTGAAGAAGATCGTTTATGCATACCTGTTCCACTTTTCCACTGTTTTGGTATTGTTTTAGGTGTTTTAGCTATTTTGACTCATGGAGGGACTATGGTCATGGTTGAACTTTTTGATCCTCTTTTAGTTTTATCTGCTATTCAAAAAGAAAAGTGTACTGCTGTTCATGGTGTTCCAACAATGTTTATTGCAGAGTTAACTCATCCAATGTTTGATATGTTTGATATGTCTAGTCTTAGGACGGGTATTATGGCAGGTTCAACTTGTCCAATTGAAACTATGAAAGAAGTTATGGATAAAATGAATATGACTGAAATAACTAGTGTTTATGGTTTAACTGAATCTTCTCCTGGAATGACACAATCAAGTGCTGATGATTCTATAGAAAGAAAGGCAAATACTGTTGGTGTAGCTTTTGATGATGTTGAAGTCAGAATAATTGATCCTGATACAAATATCGAATTAAAACCTGGTGAAACTGGTGAAATTTGTTGTAGGGGTTATAATGTAATGAAAGGCTATTATAAAATGCCTGATAAAACAAAAGAAGTTATTGATGATGATGGATGGTTACACAGTGGAGATTTAGCTACTGTTGATGAAGAAGGATATTATTCTATTGTAGGTCGTAAGAAAGACATGATTATTAGAGGTGGGGAAAATATATATCCTCGTGAGGTTGAAGAGTTTTTATATACAATAGATGGTGTTCAAGATGCTCAAGTTGCTGGGATAGCTGATGAAAAGTATGGGGAAATTGTTGGTGCATTTGTTATTAAAGAAGAAGGATCTTGTCTTGAAGAAGAAGATATTCGTGATTATGCTTTAGATAATATAGCTAGATATAAAGTTCCTAAACATGTTTTCTTTGTTAATGAATTTCCTTTAACTGCTAGTGGTAAAGTTCAAAAGTTTAAACTTAGTGAACTTGGATTAAAACTTGTTAAAGAAAAAGAAAAAGAAATGAGTTTGTAA
- a CDS encoding acyl-CoA thioesterase, with product MFKDCVTPRFGNIDGLKHVNNTVVADWFEIGRNGIFRYFTPDLDLSYEKWKLIMVRTEFDFVSQMYFGEDVEIRTYVLKIGNSSFTTGHEAWQNGELKSKGKAVIVHYDFIEKKSVPIPNEIKGKLRNHLIDETEIGKP from the coding sequence ATGTTTAAAGATTGTGTAACACCTAGATTTGGCAATATAGATGGATTAAAGCATGTTAATAATACTGTTGTAGCTGACTGGTTTGAAATTGGAAGAAATGGCATTTTTAGATATTTTACTCCTGATTTGGATCTTAGTTATGAGAAATGGAAATTAATAATGGTTCGTACTGAATTTGATTTTGTTTCTCAAATGTATTTTGGAGAAGATGTTGAAATTAGAACTTATGTTTTAAAAATTGGAAACTCTTCATTTACTACAGGACATGAGGCTTGGCAAAATGGTGAACTTAAATCTAAAGGTAAAGCAGTTATTGTTCATTATGATTTTATTGAGAAGAAATCTGTACCTATTCCTAATGAAATTAAAGGAAAATTAAGAAATCATTTAATTGATGAAACAGAAATTGGAAAACCTTGA
- a CDS encoding helix-turn-helix domain-containing protein — MVDKNEIGAKIKNLRESQEIKKEELSKETNVSLDLINSIENGDVVPSLTPITKIAKALGVRLGTFLDDAPQNGPLIVKNGETNSVVYFSGEENQTDVSALEFHSLGAGKNDRYMEPFIIDVHTEDGEFNLSSHEGEEFIYVLEGEIEVKYGQDSFIVSKGDSIYYDSIIPHHLHSYNGEVSKILAVVYSPF; from the coding sequence ATGGTTGATAAAAATGAAATCGGGGCTAAAATAAAGAATTTAAGAGAGTCTCAAGAAATTAAAAAAGAAGAATTATCTAAAGAAACTAATGTAAGCCTAGATCTTATAAACAGCATAGAAAATGGAGATGTTGTACCTTCTTTAACTCCAATTACTAAGATTGCTAAAGCTTTAGGAGTTCGTTTAGGAACATTCCTTGATGATGCTCCTCAAAATGGTCCATTAATTGTTAAAAATGGTGAAACTAATAGTGTTGTTTATTTTTCTGGTGAAGAAAATCAGACTGATGTAAGTGCTTTAGAATTTCATTCTTTAGGTGCAGGTAAAAATGATAGATATATGGAGCCATTTATTATAGATGTTCATACAGAAGATGGAGAATTTAATTTATCTTCCCATGAAGGTGAAGAGTTTATCTATGTTCTTGAAGGAGAAATCGAAGTTAAATATGGTCAAGATTCTTTTATTGTATCTAAAGGTGATAGTATTTACTATGATTCAATAATTCCTCATCATTTACATTCTTATAATGGTGAAGTCTCTAAGATTTTAGCTGTTGTTTATTCTCCTTTTTAA
- a CDS encoding ammonium transporter: protein MVDILNTGDTAWILISTVLVLLMSIPGIAFFYGGLAKKKNVLNTMFLTLIAFAIVSIIWVIYGYQFAFGADINGLIGYPANLLMSGIGINDVNGSIPSILFVAFQLTFAGLTAALISGAVIGRMKFSAWIAFIVVWISAVYIPIAHWVWGGGWLMQMGALDFAGGTVVHISSGISALALVLILKSRKSKTLLPHNLGYSVLGAAFLWFGWMGFNGGSALTAGGLAASALLVSNIAAAVALVTWVCIDTIKEGKPTVLGAISGAIAGLVAITPAAGFVDVSGAIVIGIGASIASYFAITYLKPRLGYDDALDVFGIHGMSGIWGAIATGIFAAPFINEAAGLLYGNPGQISIQIIAVIATIAYAFVVTIIIAKIIDLTIGLRVKEKDEVEGLDTNLHEESGYML from the coding sequence ATGGTAGATATATTGAACACAGGAGATACTGCTTGGATACTTATTTCCACAGTTTTAGTACTTTTAATGAGTATTCCAGGTATTGCCTTTTTTTATGGTGGATTAGCAAAGAAGAAAAATGTTTTAAATACAATGTTTTTAACTCTGATTGCATTTGCAATTGTAAGTATAATATGGGTAATCTATGGTTACCAATTTGCATTTGGTGCAGATATTAATGGATTGATAGGATATCCAGCAAACTTACTGATGAGTGGAATTGGTATAAATGATGTAAATGGATCAATTCCTTCAATACTGTTTGTTGCATTCCAATTAACCTTTGCAGGACTTACAGCTGCACTTATTTCAGGAGCTGTAATTGGAAGAATGAAATTCTCTGCATGGATAGCATTCATTGTTGTATGGATTAGTGCTGTATACATCCCAATTGCCCACTGGGTATGGGGTGGAGGATGGTTAATGCAAATGGGAGCACTTGATTTTGCAGGTGGAACCGTAGTTCATATATCATCAGGTATCTCTGCATTAGCTCTGGTATTAATACTTAAAAGTAGAAAAAGCAAAACATTATTACCTCATAACTTAGGATACTCAGTTCTTGGTGCAGCATTCCTTTGGTTCGGTTGGATGGGATTCAATGGAGGATCTGCTTTAACTGCAGGAGGACTTGCAGCATCAGCATTACTCGTAAGTAATATAGCAGCTGCAGTTGCACTGGTTACATGGGTATGTATTGATACAATTAAAGAAGGAAAACCAACTGTACTTGGTGCAATATCTGGTGCAATAGCCGGTCTTGTTGCTATTACCCCAGCAGCAGGATTTGTAGATGTAAGTGGAGCTATAGTTATTGGTATTGGAGCTTCAATTGCTTCATATTTCGCAATCACATACCTCAAACCACGTTTAGGATATGACGATGCATTAGATGTATTCGGAATTCACGGAATGTCTGGTATTTGGGGAGCAATAGCTACTGGAATATTTGCTGCACCGTTTATTAATGAAGCAGCAGGATTATTATATGGTAACCCCGGACAAATATCTATCCAGATAATTGCAGTCATAGCAACCATAGCTTATGCCTTTGTAGTAACTATCATAATTGCAAAAATTATTGATCTAACCATAGGATTAAGAGTAAAAGAAAAAGATGAAGTTGAAGGATTAGATACAAACCTTCATGAAGAATCTGGGTATATGTTATAA
- a CDS encoding P-II family nitrogen regulator: MKRVIAIIRQEKLEDVKSALVSAGCEGMTVNEVKGRGKQLGIKESYRGSNYCIDLIPKTRIELVIKKEDLEEVLKTIQESARTGEIGDGKIFVSPVEEVVRIRTGENGREAV, translated from the coding sequence ATGAAAAGAGTTATAGCTATAATTAGACAAGAAAAGCTAGAAGATGTTAAAAGTGCTCTTGTTTCTGCTGGCTGTGAAGGTATGACTGTAAATGAAGTTAAAGGTCGTGGAAAACAGCTCGGAATCAAAGAAAGTTATAGGGGCTCAAATTATTGCATAGATTTAATACCAAAAACACGAATTGAACTTGTAATAAAAAAAGAAGACCTAGAAGAAGTTTTAAAAACAATTCAAGAATCAGCTCGAACTGGTGAAATAGGTGATGGTAAAATATTTGTTTCACCTGTAGAAGAAGTTGTAAGAATAAGAACTGGTGAGAATGGTAGAGAAGCTGTTTAA